ttcccagttataccCCCTATACCCAATTCCTTTTGAACATTCCAACTTCACTGAAAAATTTTACAAACAAATTgagtaatgttaaataaatagtttacaaccacttaacttaaaaaaaaaattgtaaaaccaAGGAATAATCTTTTTATCAGTGTtggaatgattaaataaaaagcattaaagtcatttcTCTaatgtgtaatttgctttcaaagtatttttacaattcagttttgGCGATCTTCATATTGTcaattgcgttcccttcacagtgcactttgaaaacattaaatgcCTTTTTGAACGCAGCCGTGTCTCAGGTGACCAATtaattaaaagcagaatttatgttacctCTCCAAagattgtgaaaacaaaaatatatagcatacattaatggtTTTGacttatagtaggttatttattaagaaatgtatcagTACCgtttatgacatgggcctgttggttagaacatttctgcagtggtctGAATGTCTCAAATTGTAAaggtagacttttaaaaaaaacaaacaaacaatattctacttaataataataatattaatcataaatttataataataattattatgaagtTTTAGTTATTATGAAGTTTTAgtatgaagattttttttataaattgcctactgtaaattacaactatTAGCCTAACGatttatatgagattagaatatgtgttactaagtggttttatgttttagaatatgtaatgttctcaataatatttgtaaagaaaacattgGCCCATATGTGACGTTTAcatatattcaaattaatatagaaaacgagtgcacgtttttaccaaaactaatattggatttttttttaaatgcgtgtgcgtaaATCAATAGAATTTGCACAAACAAAATTATGGGTTTTTTCTCTAAAatagttgttactccaccccactTAGTTTGAgtgggcgttttacattataactaaatgtggttcaaacgatggatctgcgacagagaaactatgggttttggaAAACACTCCTCACttcatcgttcttttcccaaacaatgcatcgtactatgatagctcagccgcgagttacgtcgttgtttgggaaacgcacccctggtcaaCTAATGGTCATTCAGACTCCTGGTGCTACATGAAGCAATTTATAATGCAGTGCATCATTTCAGAATTCTCTGTTGAGTGTCATATgaaatgggcagcacggtggcacagtgggtagcatgattgcctcaaagcaagaaggtcgctgattcaagccctggctgggtcagttgccatttttgtgaggagtttgcatgttctccccgtgtgaacaggtgaattaaataaaactaaactgtccgtgagagtgtatggatatttccaagtactgggtttcagctgaaagagcatctgctgtgtaaaacatatgctggataagttggcggttcattccgctgtgttaataaagggacgaagccaaaaagaaaatcaatgaatgtcATACGAAATGTACAactgttgtgtatgtgtatatacatttacatgaaGTGGAGTAACTTCTGAGATcgctatagtaaaataaaatgttaattaggcttttttttattgtttaatggaCAGCagctacatttaaaatattttctcagattttttttaagccGTAAAAGATGGTAAATGGTGGTTACACCaaaaacaagttttatttatgtgattgaaattattaacagtaaaatattatttggaaaAAGTATCCTTACAAGTTTTCCTTTGTCCTCCTGGAATTGTAAACTGCGAGATTCATTACAGTATTTGTAAAAGGAATGTTTTGAAATCTATAGTTGATATTAGATACAGGTACACTAACACAAATGATACGAGCAATCATATATCTTTGACGAAGTTTTATTATGTCAGTTTTACTTTCATGTTGTCTCCCTCCAAATCAATGTGTTTATGTGTCTTCTGTAAATGTTTCATAAGGTGCTGCATTATATAATCAAAtctgtaatattattaacatattgGGGTACACTTCTGTCTTTATATATGACAACTATTGAAGGCTTGAGAGTGGGAACGTTTTGTTTACATAAAGGGCACTGACTGTAATGCttaataatgctttattaaatgttTAGGCCCTTTTTATTATAGTTAAAAAAGATGAACCCCTCCAGTAAAAGACTgtgaaatacaataataaatgctatgaatttatttttgtttttaaagttgcaaataaatactgaaaaatataaatatgcaataatGTGGCTATGAAGTACAAACATTTGATTTCTTTCTATTTACAAATCggagtgattttaaagattacatGCCAACTGCCATTCAAGAAACCTCTTTTTCTGTCAGTCTCCCCCAAAAAGAGAAGAGAAAAACCCTTTCCTTCCTTCTTCCCCACGGAGACGCAGTGACTTGGTGGTGCGAGTGCCTCTTTGAAAGCCTGTCCGTTCCTTGTTGTTTTCCTTTTCCTTCTCTTGCTGTTGGAGTTGTACCTGTTGACAGATCACCAAACGCATGTCCTCCTAAAACAGAAAATTTttagtcattaaaaataaaacaagagctATTCTTCATAAGGTAAatcatacatatttataaataaacaaaacatgcacTGCATactatagagcaggggtgtcaaacagcCCTGCtcggtttagttccaactctgctccaacacacttaagctgcggtcacactagagtttgagcatgcaaaatccCTGTTGTACggcactgcaaaaaggggcgggattaaacaacatgattagttttaaaaaagcgagcgattggtccatgttttaaatttctgcacaaagaggtcatattttgatcctcgattggtctcacgccgtcaagtgatgcaatttcgcaggtcagaaatCACCAAGCTTGagctttgcaatgcagtgaactgcgaaagtTGACGCACAAAcatgtgtttccggtctgacgcatttgcgtgcgtatgaatggaagtctatggggagaaaagtccagtgtgaccgcagctttacctgtaagtttcaaacaagcctaaagcactcagttagtttgattaggtgtgtttaattagggttggaactaaactgggCAGAGTTTGACAACTGTGCATTAGAGGGTTGCCAAcccaaaattctgtcattaatttctTGTCTTTCCAAACACCTCAGACCTCGGTTCATCTCCAGAAGACgaattgaaatgttttaaatgaaatctaagagctagtggtgggcaaagcaaggcttcatgaaacactgaaacagtcgaagcaaatgtgtcaaagTTTTGAaatgtttcgaaaccccactctacagagACACCAAGTGGTCATTTTTTCATGTAATCCACAGGAACAGCTACAGAAAAGAATGTTAAGCAAACTGAGGTTTCGTATTAAACACCACATTGTAGTGTTGAAGCTTCAGATGATTTAGTGGAGTGGTGAGAGTttctgactagcatgcagagataatgggtttgaatccagggtgatgcagctatagatggtGGGTttgaaatgctctgttcttgttgcgtgttttgttttaacattggtctgacatccgaatgaacactttgtgaataaatatgtcttgttttggtcataaaacagggttgttgctagatcagatatggttgcggaCGGAAGTTAACGATAAttctttatattattaatgaaatttcccatttattgtattttattaacatctaccccaatcCTACACCCTACCATCAGTGTActgtgaaaaatattaaatattgttataaaGTGTCACAAAAATCATGCCATATTGATGacatatccgcagctgtatcctatttGGACTACACCAGTACACTACATAAAACAGTAactttataaaatacataaatttggATAATAATAATTTGCCGCACAGTAACTATGTGCACatgcacagtccactaggctacatacGACAGAGATTTactctgaccctgtcagtcaaatgcagattctcgaAACGCTTATATGTACATTCTGATGTGattgatgctttgaatcgctttagtcacgtgatctgtgcgtttcgaatcaccttagtcaggtgacctgggtgttttggatcatgcttcaGTGCATAGTGTTGAGATCCCGAAGCGAAAGCATTTCGTAACGgtgtcgaaacatcagtttcatgtcagccatccctactaaaagctctctgaccctccatagacagcaatgttcTTGAAAGGAACCAAACCCTGGCAAAGCAGCAgccctccagaaactgagtttgacacctgtgctacaGATAAACTATGACTTGTAACAATAAAGTATTTGTGTGTCCTTTACAGTTTGTTCTTGCAAGAACTGAAAGGATCCCAAGACAAACCTCTGAGTTACCCCAGGCAAAAAAAATCCCACAAATAAATATAAGTTACCAACCTGCCAAGACTCAACTTCCTGAGACAGTGCCACCTTGTGCCTGATGGTGTTCAGAAGCTGCTGGTTGAGAGCGTCACGCTCTTGCCTGGCCAAGATCATTTCCTCTTCCAAGGCTCTGTAGGTGAGAGGGAAGAAAAACATTGTGTTGGACAAAACAAAAGCCGTCAAGACTTCAATACAAAATCTCCTCCATTCATATCTCAGCTTATCACTTTATCTCTGGCATTAGGTACaacaaagagaacaaaaaaagctttttgattCAGTTCTTACTTGTAAGTAGGTTTACCGGGACTGTTACGAAACAGCTTTACCTCCTCCCTCAGCCCTTCTAATTCAGTTTCTCTGGACTGTAgctgacaaaaacaacaaacgaAACATTTCAAATGTAAGATAAAGACGTCAGTCAGTCATCTGTAGTGACGTCACTGTATTACATAGCTAACCTCTTTCTGTAGCCTCTGAATCTCTTCTTCTTTTTCTCGCAGAATAGAGGAATGAGCCAATATGGTTTCTTTGGCCTGTTGGAGATCAAAATGAAACCCAGTTAGTAAAGATGAAAAGTGTTCTGCCTGATATCAAATGAAAGAGCTGGCTGAAGAGAGAAACAAGGACGTACATGCTTAAAACCCAAATACTGttgattttaaatttatttgaattgttGTCAAAATGTTCTACAAGCTAAGTGGGTGCATGCACAACCCCCTTTGCACTATGCAGGGGTTGAAAGCTACCTGGCACTGTTGGATCTCACTCTGAAGGGACAAAGGGAAGCTGGTGGCCTCCCCCAGACTGGCCTCTTCTCCCAAGGCTTGAACCCTTTGCTGTAGGGTCCGGTTGACTGTACGCAGCTGAAACACTGTGCTGTGTTCCTGTTCCAGCTGTGAAAGAGCCAGAGACACCCAGACTGAAACTCTCTAAGCGTTGGCGAACTGTGAACAGCATTCAAAGCTGTCTTATACAGCATAGGCTGTGCTTTAGCGTGACTAAAATTAAAGCGTGTCATTGAAAATAGTGTAGAACGATAACAGTAAGATATTCTATAtccagtgaaatttttaagtggGTTTAAGATTAGGGTCTTCCTTTAAAAGTATAAAACTTTGCGTAGAAACCTTCCTAACATTCACTAGAatgacattcatttatttattaattattatggcTGGTATGATGATTTAAAATGGTGcaattaagtcaatatttaggtgcagtatgtaagtttgacacccagtggttgaactaggtgttgcacacctggttcaaaacacatgcaagtgcaggttgccagattgactacaccaacaggagtgtgcctgactgtcgagcctaaaggcagatttaaaccgtgttctaaataaaagcatgcGACACAAGGAATAATTTCCCTATTAAAAGGCGTTATTTTCCTAACCAACacctaaaatttatattttagaaacggcttctatttcttgcagctaaacaacaggataaactgtcAATGATCacttcaggtacacctcatgtttattcagtgttaaatgctaacgatgtgagtttaaatgccattttagatgacatttattgccatactactgaaagcagcagcagatagttcacctcagaccatgaaaataaaataaaccgtttgaaattgaacttatgaactgtgactcagtgcaagacAACACTTATCAGCgattcagcatgtgcatttattaattaaagaggtttaatatgtattaattagattataaacataACCATTTCGTTGaggtgcagtaagtgcactattttgtgcttctgaatgggTGTATTTAAACTTtggtcatgttttgtctggtgcaaacagacaaattgcttatcactgcaaattttGTCATGTATTGTGTTGTTAGTACATATGGTTACTATGTtctgagtctgctactgtccaccggaggttgcatttcggtcgCGGATGCACACTttcagagccttcctgactgaatgaatgaaatgtgctgttttccaccaaggcagcccagggtgctgaaatataattggctaaactaccAGTGGGCAGGTTaaacaaccaaaacaaagacagccgttccagcaTGTAACAGCTATATTCAAaggagaatatctgacttcagcgttgttttcagataaacaagaatgctcacttggcatgtttcttaaacatctgcaaacatattatggtatttttatgctttagaagactcaaaaacttacatacagcaacTTCAAGCTAAATATGTTTTCTTAGAGTTTACATACAGCTGCGCACATTCTCCTGTCATTTAGTTTTTATAGATCAACCTTTGCATGGGAAGTTTTTCAAAATTTACAAAACTAATTTTCATATACATATTTTCTAATCTTGACAAAACACACCCAAAATATGTGAAGAAAATAGAACTGAAATACTGTAGAACAGATCTCTCAGAGTCTCAACTGTTATCTGATGAGATCCTAAATTTTGTGATATCATATTTAAAGCATAActtgttttgacatattttaaaTTCCAAAATATGTTATAATAATCAAATTTTCACTTTAtatatgctttgtttttttatataatcttTAAAGCATTTATGCATTACAACCTTTTAAATGTTAGATGCTAAACAGGGGGGTGACAGTTATCAggttaaaacatatatttttatgctcGAATGAAAAGCAGGGTCACTTCTGACCAATTTTATTTGTTCAAACCTTTGAAAGGTATTGTACATTGAAGCAGCTCTAGTGTTTAGTTCTTTTTGGAGgggaacactttttttttgcttagcttcattttacaagtcacctaaaGTTAACCATTGCCTAATCCATCTCCTAGTCTGGTAGGGGCCCTTCTGGCTAAATTCAATCAAATTAGACCAATAGCGTTAATTGCATAGCATTATCGctcaaaatatttaacaattattttgataattttcctatttaatgcttgacccttctgtagttacatcccTAGACCTAAACTGACATGTCTAGGAATTTTGTCAGAATAAAAGTTAAGTTCATAGCCATAAATTTTCATTTCCCATTGGTCTTAACACATGATTTAACAACGGAATGGTCaaactttaaatagaaaaattatgaaAACTGTTTTTGGAGAGTGaggtgctaatggtctaacctgattcaatgatttatgctaaactaagctaaaagtgccctgAGACACTGAGATTGGCTGATTTATAAATAGTAAAACTGCTTAATTATACATGACtagtaaaataagcctatttagCAAAAAAAGATCCTTCAAAGTATTAAACAGACTTCCCAACACTTGTAGATACGATCAAGCCCTGGTGCAGCTTCAAATCACAAAATTCTACAATTCAGTTCTAATAGTAAACACAATGTAATTGAATGCCATTTTTCCCTTATTTTCACTCTAGTTATATCTTTTCTCTGCTCTCATGGCCAAATATTACATTCAGAAACATTCCTCACCTCAGTTTCTTTATCTTTCAGGCTGGTTTGTAGCTCAATCACCCTCTCTCTCAATCCATCCCTCTCCGATCTCAGCCGCTC
This Danio aesculapii chromosome 5, fDanAes4.1, whole genome shotgun sequence DNA region includes the following protein-coding sequences:
- the bicdl2 gene encoding BICD family-like cargo adapter 2 isoform X1, with the translated sequence MFSSKKENLPSPILEDSFFPFSSSHTGSSHRIMAPTMGADDLLASPQDDRSPTLLEKDLILAAEVGQALLEKNEELVSQIMQMESEMEAIQQEKHMVQRHLEVRDLEASQREAELQADVSALRAQLDQKHIQGRDRRREESEQLIQLSNHNQKLVEQLAEAVSLEHTLRTELRTLREEMEDTSFSKSISSARLDSLQAENRVLKERCTHMDERLKSSQEDNERLRSERDGLRERVIELQTSLKDKETELEQEHSTVFQLRTVNRTLQQRVQALGEEASLGEATSFPLSLQSEIQQCQAKETILAHSSILREKEEEIQRLQKELQSRETELEGLREEVKLFRNSPGKPTYKALEEEMILARQERDALNQQLLNTIRHKVALSQEVESWQEDMRLVICQQVQLQQQEKEKENNKERTGFQRGTRTTKSLRLRGEEGRKGFFSSLFGGD